The following coding sequences are from one Paramormyrops kingsleyae isolate MSU_618 chromosome 21, PKINGS_0.4, whole genome shotgun sequence window:
- the LOC111841033 gene encoding calmodulin-regulated spectrin-associated protein 2-like isoform X3, which yields MGDVGSAKEIKKTFIVPAIKAFEHYDFTRAKICCSLTWLMAKAFGTDSVPTDLREPFYRDQYEQEHIKPPVVSLLLSAEPYCRAGSLILKSDAAKPLLGHDAVIRALAQKGLYVTDQERLVTERDLQKRPIQMSSHLAMIDTLMMAYTVEMVSVEKLLSCVQKYSPCYPDGDVPYDTEEAVATWINKVNENLRDIITQEQKLREAQNAHLLAGPKSPIKWYWKLVPARYRKEQTISRQAPCLPLVDNLLKDTADGCAIAALLHFYCPDLVKLEDICLKETMSLADSLFNLQLIQDFCGDNLDRCCHFTLEDMVYASSSIKNNYLVFMAELFWWFEVVKPSFVRPQMLRTEALEPSSLRGIPSVPISNASNRSFMENPPLPEHPSLPLRVQPQTSTSGIIKRSTSLSYMDGCVGTWPKEKRSSAHGISFDIPFDKEDTVKSSTISNRGMTRSISTDGLGFKVNHVSKNMKRNLSFQPVNGQSEREGIEEEEPPVNLVGTNTERQPERSLPKNNKGLLNGQVSDDHGNLPMPSMEEALKIIHDSERPQGSIQGEAVDNGFFLHGLETGDLCPKARGAEADTDSVSTEVDTGIHVRTEDIQETLDEDSSLKDYTVSLDSDMDHDFELRVSKAREMTSPCPSSMSARSHADSTASSSSGVKMTSFAEQKFKKLNHVEGRSTSSSSPKTTPESSELNIPHMVGWAPMAQESPIRQSPRDPTQMLASEMVHLKMKLEEKRRAIEAQKKKVEEAFTRHRQKMGRTAFLNVVRKKGGATSPLKDEAGAGEGNSSFGDHQSNKPPANGSQQPVKGKLEGEDTDRSQVTWMKSSSDESASEVDMAEYTKSIEKLNASLNFLQVEMQRLAQQQEVIMQMRDQQSWVISPPQPSPQKQVQDLRHSTRSAGSMSPVLSSAGSPRPAHRSPAAIKRKSASFHSRTPRTPRPSELRITPFNRMLNTPQSVDSLPRLRKFSPSQTQTTSYTYLGHDSRPTRGPDPKPEESTQSTKNGQPAAETPAQATIAVDPAPAPTKETKQKEQDRRAVVDLREGSKPRESKVSEVLTQPVTETFTVIPSANPTGATGPTAKNLIEVPLSVLKPLEGQGLEKDESGAGEEVSKEEQKTCCGFFFKDDMKGEEDIALKRAALLEKRLRRERETQQKKQQQEAEQEQRKEMTRMKAEEERQKKEDEKARKEFIKQEYLRRKQLKLMEDMDSVIKPRPLSAKQKKPRPKSIHRDVMESSKPSAKATAGSRPRVHSVSSLSLASLNLRDSESLQSERVLPRPDSADGCLSPCRSGSRNGEKDWENGSTTSSVASNTEYTGPKLYKEPSAKSNKHIIQNALAHCCLAGKVNEGQKNKILEEMEKSEANNFLILFRDSGCQFRSVYTYFPETEEITKLAGIGPKTITHKMIEGLYKYNSDRKQFSHIPAKTMSASVDAVTIYSHLWQTKKPGTPKKVLSTKS from the exons AGCTCCCACCTGGCTATGATCGACACCTTGATGATGGCCTACACCGTGGAGATGGTCAGTGTGGAGAAGCTGCTGTCCTGTGTACAGAAGTATTCCCCCTGCTACCCCGACGGCGACGTGCCCTACGACACGGAGGAGGCTGTGGCGACCTGGATCAATAAG GTCAATGAGAACTTGAGAGACATCATCACTCAGGAGCAGAAGCTGAGAGA GGCTCAGAATGCC CACTTGCTTGCTGGGCCGAAGTCTCCAATCAAATGGTATTGGAAACTGGTTCCT GCTCGGTACAGGAAAGAACAGACGATATCCAGACAAGCCCCATGTCTCCCCCTGGTGGACAACCTGCTGAAGGACACTGCAGATGGCTGTGCCATAGCTGCACTCCTCCACTTCTACTGCCCGGATCTTGTGAAGCTGGAAG ACATATGCCTGAAGGAGACCATGTCATTGGCGGACAGTTTGTTCAACCTCCAGCTGATTCAGGACTTCTGTGGGGATAACCTGGACCGATGCTGCCACTTCACCCTCGAAGACATGGTCTACGCCTCCTCATCCATTAAG AACAACTACCTGGTGTTCATGGCAGAGCTGTTCTGGTGGTTCGAAGTTGTGAAGCCCTCGTTTGTTCGGCCCCAGATGCTGCGCACTGAAG CGCTAGAACCATCGTCTTTGAGAGGAATACCCTCAGTGCCCATCTCTAATGCCAGCAACAGAAGCTTTATGGAGAATCCCCCACTTCCAGAACACCCAAG CCTGCCTCTTAGGGTCCAGCCTCAGACTTCCACTTCAG GTATAATAAAACGATCAACCTCATTGTCTTACATGGATGGCTGTGTGGGCACGTGGCCTAAGGAAAAACG ATCATCTGCACATGGGATATCTTTTGACATTCCTTTTGATAAGGAGGACACTGTAAAGAGCTCCACAATCTCCAACCGAGGCATGACCAGGTCCATCAGCACAGATGGGCTGGGCTTCAAAGTGAATCATGTGTCCAAGAATATGAAGAGGAATCTCTCCTTCCAACCTGTGAATGGGCAGAGTGAGAGAGAAGGCATTGAGGAGGAGGAACCTCCAGTGAACCTAGTAGGTACCAACACTGAACGACAGCCTGAAAGGTCTCTACCCAAGAATAACAAGGGATTATTGAATGGCCAAGTCTCAGATGATCATGGGAACCTTCCCATGCCGAGCATGGAGGAGGCCCTGAAGATCATCCATGATTCTGAAAGGCCACAAGGCAGCATTCAGGGAGAGGCTGTAGATAATGGGTTTTTTCTTCATGGCCTTGAGACGGGGGATTTGTGCCCCAAAGCGCGAGGTGCTGAAGCAGACACAGACTCAGTTTCAACGGAGGTGGACACGGGAATCCATGTACGCACCGAAGACATCCAAGAGACCCTGGATGAGGACTCATCCTTGAAGGACTACACAGTGAGCTTGGACTCAGACATGGACCACGATTTTGAGCTCAGGGTCAGTAAGGCTCGAGAGATGACGAGCCCTTGCCCCAGTTCAATGAGTGCGAGGTCCCATGCCGATAGTACTGCCTCCTCTAGCTCTGGTGTCAAGATGACCAGCTTTGCTGAGCAGAAGTTTAAAAAGCTGAACCATGTGGAGGGACGGAGCACCAGCAGCAGCTCCCCAAAGACCACCCCCGAAAGCTCTGAGCTTAATATCCCACACATGGTGGGATGGGCTCCGATGGCTCAGGAGAGTCCCATCCGTCAGTCTCCCCGAGACCCTACGCAAATGCTAGCCTCAGAAATGGTCCATCTGAAGATGAAACTGGAGGAGAAACGGAGGGCCATTGAAGCACAGAAGAAGAAAGTAGAAGAGGCTTTTACTAGACACAGGCAGAAGATGGGCAGGACAGCCTTCCTGAATGTGGTGAGGAAGAAAGGGGGTGCCACCTCGCCACTCAAGGATGAAGCAGGGGCTGGCGAGGGTAACTCATCATTTGGTGATCACCAGTCCAACAAACCACCTGCTAATGGCAGCCAACAGCCTGTGAAGGGTAAACTGGAGGGTGAAGACACGGACCGAAGCCAGGTCACGTGGATGAAGTCCTCCAGCGACGAGAGCGCCAGCGAGGTGGATATGGCAGAGTACACCAAGTCCATTGAGAAGCTGAATGCCTCACTTAACTTCTTGCAAGTAGAGATGCAGAGACTGGCCCAGCAACAGGAGGTCATCATGCAGATGAGGGATCAGCAGTCGTGGGTCATCTCCCCACCCCAACCTTCTCCACAGAAACAAGTGCAAGATCTCCGCCATTCCACTCGCTCCGCGGGGTCTATGTCTCCTGTGCTGTCTTCTGCTGGGTCTCCTCGACCTGCCCACCGCTCTCCAGCAGCCATAAAGAGGAAATCGGCATCGTTTCACTCCAGGACCCCCAGGACCCCTCGGCCGAGTGAGCTGAGAATCACCCCCTTCAATCGGATGCTCAATACCCCGCAGTCGGTCGACAGCCTCCCCAGACTGCGAAAGTTCTCTCCTAGCCAGACCCAGACCACCTCCTACACGTACTTAGGTCACGACTCCAGGCCCACGAGAGGCCCAGACCCCAAGCCTGAAGAAAGCACACAAAGCACCAAAAATGGACAGCCGGCAGCGGAGACACCAGCGCAGGCGACCATAGCTGTGGATCCAGCTCCTGCCCCAACCAAAGAAACAAAGCAGAAAGAGCAGGACCGAAGGGCAGTGGTGGATCTCAGAGAAGGGAGCAAACCCAGGGAATCCAAAGTGTCTGAGGTGTTAACCCAACCCGTTACAGAGACCTTCACTGTCATACCATCTGCAAATCCCACCGGAGCCACTGGTCCCACTGCCAAGAACTTGATAGAGGTGCCACTGTCTGTTTTGAAACCACTGGAAGGCCAGGGACTAGAAAAGGATGAAAGTGGAGCTGGCGAAGAGGTTTCCAAAGAAGAACAGAAAACGTGCTGCGGCTTCTTTTTCAAG GATGACATGAAGGGCGAGGAAGACATTGCTCTGAAGAGAGCAGCGTTGCTGGAGAAGAGGctaaggagagagagggaaactcagcagaagaagcagcagcaggaggccgAGCAGGAGCAGAGGAAGGAAATGACAAG AATGAAAGCGGAAGAGGAGAGGCAGAAGAAGGAGGATGAGAAGGCGCGCAAGGAGTttataaagcaggagtatctcaGGAGGAAACAGCTTAAGCTGATGGAGGACATGGACAGTGTAATTAAACCCCGCCCCCTCAGTGCCAAGCAGAAGAAGCCCCGCCCCAAATCCATACACAGAGACGTTATGGAGTCTTCCAAGCCTAGTGCCAAGGCTACTGCAG GTTCACGGCCTCGTGTTCATTCAGTCTCAAGTCTGTCTCTGGCTTCCCTCAATCTCAGGGACAGTGAAAGCCTACAGTCTGAGAGGGTCCTCCCCAG ACCAGACTCGGCAGACGGATGTCTTTCCCCCTGCCGCTCAGGAAGCCGAAACGGAGAGAAGGACTGGGAGAATGGCTCTACCACGTCATCGGTAGCTTCCAACACAGAGTACACAG GACCAAAGCTGTACAAGGAACCCAGTGCCAAGTCTAATAAGCATATTATCCAGAACGCCCTGGCCCACTGCTGCTTGGCTGGGAAGGTGAATGAAGGTCAAAAGAACAAAATATTAGAG gAGATGGAGAAATCAGAAGCCAACAACTTCCTGATCCTTTTTCGAGATTCGGGTTGCCAGTTTCGATCCGTGTACACGTACTTCCCCGAGACGGAGGAGATCACCAAGCTGGCAGGCATTGGACCAAAGACCATCACCCATAAGATGATCGAGGGCCTGTACAAGTACAACTCTGACCGGAAGCAGTTCAGTCATATCCCTGCCAAAACCATGTCTGCCAGCGTTGATGCTGTCACCATCTACAGCCATCTGTGGCAAACCAAAAAACCAGGAACTCCCAAGAAAGTTCTCTCGACAAAGTCTTAG